Proteins from a single region of Hermetia illucens chromosome 3, iHerIll2.2.curated.20191125, whole genome shotgun sequence:
- the LOC119650663 gene encoding serine protease HTRA2, mitochondrial-like isoform X5, with the protein MVLKILLNSSLKVKNELRNLSSISAFYPWKFHQSRFKGNRSSHSHDYFGNHQKFIGHAVNFMLPSFLIGAICGYGIQQHFGDGSWRDSFRIPKLRAKKKNLEENRIQHNFVADVVEVSASSVVSIEIKERFEDDLDGEILSNGSGFVVQSNGLILTSAHVIIKKPETFIQVTLVDGRQYTGEVEDIDLDFDLALLRIKCNNLPVMKLGESASLKAGEWVAALGSPLALSNTVTAGIVSSIQRQPRELKIQGKNISYIQTDAAITFGNSGGPLVNLGGEAIGINCMKVTSGISFAIPIDYAKEFLAKWRERQIKGKMKEGKPSIKQYVGFTLLNLTPDILYELRQNGQDISDKVTHGILLWRVLPGSPAHNGGLHPGDIITHVNGVEVKSSVQIYEALAEKGKPLDLVVYRGQKELKILVKPDE; encoded by the exons atggttttaaaaattttactcAACTCCTCTTTGAAAGTAAAAAACGAGTTGAGGAATCTGTCATCGATATCGGCATTTTATCCGTGGAAATTTCATCAAAGTCGATTTAAAGGAAATCGGAGTAGTCACTCTCATGATTATTTTGGAAACCATCAAAAATTTATTGGCCATGCGGTGAATTTCATGCTCCCCAGTTTTTTAATTGGTGCTATTTGCGGATATGGAATCCAACAACATTTCGGGGATGGATCTTGGCGAGATTCATTTCGCATTCCTAAACTCCGTGCAAAGAAAAAGAATTTGGAAGAGAATCGGATTCAACACAACTTTGTTGCTGATGTTGTAGAGGTTTCAGCGTCTTCCGTCGTTTCAATTGAGATAAAGGAGAGATTCGAAGACGATCTTGATGGGGAAATTTTATCTAATGGATCTGGATTTGTTGTGCAATCCAACGGGTTAATTCTAACTAGTGCTCATGTCATAATTAAAAAACCGGAGACGTTCATACAAGTAACTCTTGTGGATGGACGACAATATACGGGGGAAGTGGAGGACATTGATTTGGACTTCGATTTAGCTTTACTGCGAATTAAGTGCAACAACCTACCGGTTATGAAACTCGGTGAATCAGCATCTTTGAAAGCCGGCGAATGGGTAGCTGCCTTGGGAAGTCCTCTAGCACTTAGTAATACGGTGACTGCGGGCATAGTGAGTTCAATCCAACGACAACCTCGAgaattaaaaattcaaggcaAAAATATAAGTTATATTCAAACGGACGCTGCAATTACGTTTGGGAATTCTGGCGGACCACTAGTCAATTTAGGTGGAGAAGCAATAGGAATTAATTGTATGAAAGTAACATCAGGCATAAGTTTTGCAATACCGATTGATTACGCTAAGGAATTTTTGGCTAAGTGGAGAGAAAGGCAGATTAAGGGTAAGATGAAAGAAGGAAAGCCGTCAATAAAACAGTACGTTGGTTTCACATTGCTGAATTTAACACCGGATATTTTGTATGAACTGAGGCAAAATGGTCAGGATATCTCCGATAAAGTCACGCACGGCATCTTGTTGTGGAGAGTACTCCCGGGTTCACCGGCACATAA CGGCGGTCTTCATCCTGGCGACATAATAACCCACGTTAACGGTGTCGAAGTGAAAAGCTCAGTTCAAATCTATGAGGCACTTGCTGAAAAGGGTAAACCGTTGGATTTGGTCGTATATCGAGGTCAAAAAGAATTGAAGATCCTTGTGAAACCCGACGAGTAA
- the LOC119650665 gene encoding serine protease HTRA2, mitochondrial-like produces the protein MALKFLHNFNTVLRKFQSQHLARATALCPREFHHRQYKQKQEGRSQWERDYSQNGQGFSDYKMKVVPGFLIGAICGYTLSHYSMDPGRNPFLISEVKAATTKTLSHLRTKFNFIADVVEVSAPSVVYIEIKDTRRFDYYSGQPFMASNGSGFIVASDGLILTNAHVVINKPNTIVQVKLMDGRTFPGVVEDVDQTSDLATVRIHCNDLPAMKLGESASLKAGEWVVALGSPLALSNTVTAGVVSSTQRPSQELGLRGRDINYIQTDAAITFGNSGGPLVNLDGEAIGINSMKVTAGISFAIPIDYAKEFLARSEERRKKGTTRDGKPLLRRYMGITMLTLTPDILHELKQRSQSVPENVEHGVLVWKVIIGSPAHAGGLNPGDIVTHINGKEVKNSSDIYDALAEKGKVLDMTVYRGLKQLRIIVKPDES, from the exons ATGGCCCTAAAGTTTTTACACAATTTCAACACAGTTTTACGTAAGTTTCAAAGTCAGCATTTAGCGCGGGCAACGGCATTGTGTCCGCGGGAGTTTCATCATCGGCAGTACAAACAAAAGCAAGAAGGCCGGTCCCAGTGGGAAAGAGATTATTCCCAAAATGGACAAGGATTTAGCGATTATAAGATGAAAGTAGTTCCCGGATTTTTAATTGGTGCAATCTGCGGATACACGTTAAGTCACTATTCGATGGACCCAGGAAGGAATCCATTCCTAATTTCGGAAGTGAAGGCGGCAACTACGAAAACTTTGAGCCATCTTAGGACCAAGTTTAATTTTATTGCTGACGTGGTTGAAGTGTCTGCACCTTCAGTCGTTTATATCGAAATAAAGGACACCAGACGGTTCGACTACTACTCGGGGCAGCCTTTCATGGCGTCGAACGGGTCGGGGTTCATTGTGGCTTCCGACGGATTGATTCTAACCAATGCCCATGTCGTCATCAACAAGCCAAACACTATTGTGCAGGTGAAACTTATGGACGGACGCACGTTTCCTGGAGTAGTAGAAGATGTGGACCAGACTTCCGATTTGGCTACCGTGCGGATCCACTGCAATGATCTTCCCGCCATGAAGctgggtgaatcggcgtcactGAAAGCCGGCGAGTGGGTTGTCGCACTAGGAAGTCCTCTAGCCCTTAGTAACACCGTCACTGCAGGTGTAGTTAGCTCTACCCAACGCCCGTCCCAAGAACTAGGACTTCGTGGGAGAGACATCAACTACATTCAAACGGATGCAGCTATCACCTTCGGTAATTCTGGAGGACCACTGGTCAATTTAGATGGCGAAGCGATTGGAATAAACAGTATGAAAGTTACGGCGGGTATCAGTTTTGCAATTCCCATCGACTATGCTAAGGAGTTTCTTGCAAGAAGCGAAGAGAGGCGAAAAAAGGGTACAACGAGGGACGGAAAGCCGCTGCTGAGAAGATATATGGGGATCACGATGCTCACCTTGACCCCGGATATTCTACATGAATTGAAACAAAGAAGTCAAAGCGTCCCCGAAAATGTGGAGCACGGAGTTCTGGTATGGAAGGTTATTATTGGGTCGCCGGCGCATGC TGGCGGTCTTAATCCCGGTGATATAGTCACACATATTAACGGCAAAGAGGTGAAAAATTCATCAGATATTTACGACGCTCTCGCTGAGAAGGGAAAGGTCCTAGACATGACAGTATACCGTGGTTTGAAACAGCTAAGGATCATTGTGAAGCCTGATGAATCTTAA
- the LOC119650663 gene encoding serine protease HTRA2, mitochondrial-like isoform X6 — protein MALSALLIRNSQFPWVLHSNTGYIFAQNTRTHLKCFKNSKVEFANYGRTLSRIPKILFLMLTGYTIGTFIQAKCSLVNFPIASATTNPLAGRREIFNYIPRIIDKTAPSVVYIELCDRKRHNIFSSKPITLSNGSGVIVEPDGLILTNAQVLMSKTLKPNIEVIVKLADGRSFPGTIEDLDQVRNLATVRIKCKDLPVIRFGSSKSVKSGKWVAAMGSPLTLYNTVTCGIVSAYRKSKELGLTGDPTYYIQTDASINEGNCGGPLLNLKGETIGINCIRVLPGISFAIPVDFVKKFLSDLKARKAKQVAQIPPMIRYMGVTMLTLSRDILLMMKENKMNIANLRNGVIVGRVIPQSPAYIGGLHPGDIITHVNGVEVKSSVQIYEALAEKGKPLDLVVYRGQKELKILVKPDE, from the exons ATGGCATTAAGCGCTCTCCTGATACGAAATTCTCAATTCCCATGGGTTCTTCATTCCAATACTGGTTACATTTTTGCCCAAAACACACGGACCCATTTGAAATGCTTCAAAAATTCTAAGGTCGAATTTGCAAACTATGGACGAACTCTATCAAGAAttccaaaaattctgtttttgaTGTTGACCGGCTACACCATTGGAACATTCATACAGGCAAAGTGCAGTCTGGTGAATTTTCCTATAGCCTCGGCAACCACTAATCCTCTTGCCGGACGACGTGAAATCTTCAACTATATTCCAAGAATAATAGACAAAACTGCACCCTCCGTTGTCTACATAGAACTCTGCGACAGGAAACGGCataacattttttcatcaaaaccCATTACTCTTTCAAATGGATCCGGAGTAATAGTTGAGCCTGACGGGCTAATTTTAACCAACGCGCAGGTGCTAATGAGCAAAACCCTCAAACCGAATATCGAAGTCATAGTGAAGTTAGCAGACGGCAGAAGTTTTCCTGGTACCATAGAAGATTTAGATCAAGTACGGAACTTGGCAACGGTTAGGATTAAATGCAAAGATTTGCCTGTGATACGCTTTGGATCATCAAAGTCTGTGAAATCAGGAAAGTGGGTGGCTGCAATGGGAAGCCCCTTAACCTTATACAATACAGTAACATGTGGAATAGTAAGCGCATATAGGAAGTCAAAAGAACTTGGACTAACAGGAGATCCAACATATTATATTCAAACGGATGCATCAATAAATGAGGGCAACTGCGGCGGACCACTATTAAACCTAAAGGGAGAAACGATTGGAATAAATTGCATTAGAGTTTTGCCAGGGATCAGCTTTGCAATACCCGTTGATTTTGTGAAGAAGTTTCTAAGTGATCTTAAAGCACGAAAAGCAAAGCAAGTAGCTCAAATTCCACCGATGATTAGGTATATGGGAGTAACCATGCTTACACTGTCAAGGGACATTTTACTAATgatgaaggaaaacaaaatgaatATTGCAAACCTTCGGAATGGTGTTATTGTTGGAAGAGTCATTCCACAATCTCCGGCGTATAT CGGCGGTCTTCATCCTGGCGACATAATAACCCACGTTAACGGTGTCGAAGTGAAAAGCTCAGTTCAAATCTATGAGGCACTTGCTGAAAAGGGTAAACCGTTGGATTTGGTCGTATATCGAGGTCAAAAAGAATTGAAGATCCTTGTGAAACCCGACGAGTAA